One window of the Clupea harengus chromosome 20, Ch_v2.0.2, whole genome shotgun sequence genome contains the following:
- the LOC105906208 gene encoding intelectin-like, which translates to MLRGILLLTWLALSSQPIECRPGGASNALVSRLVNFTNGNYELEKILERVSFVGRSCKDIQQKYHVREDGLYYLTTSSGVVYQTYCDMTTAGGGWTLVASVHENNLYGKCTVGDRWSSEQADNPNRPDGDGAWANTATFGTPEGATCDDYKNPGYYDIVGEDVSVWHVRNNIPLKHWTIATILRYHTETSFLTLHGGNLYQLFKRYPVRYNAGACRTDNGPSIPVVYDYGNADTTSNFYGPNSRHEFIPGFVTFRVFNHEKGAMAICSGVKPTGCNTEHFCIGGGGHFPGHDGRLCGDFAGFDWNGHGTHVEWSASREMTEAAVLLFYR; encoded by the exons ATGTTACGAGGTATTCTCCTGCTGACATGGCTTGCACTGTCATCACAGCCCATCGAGTGTCGACCAG GGGGTGCTTCTAATGCTCTTGTCTCCCGTCTTGTCAATTTTACCAATGGCAATTACGAACTGGAGAAAATTCTGGAGAGGGTCAGTTTTGTTGGACGTAGCTGCAAGGACATTCAACAGAAATACCATGTCCGTGAAG ATGGTCTGTATTACCTCACCACCTCCAGTGGGGTAGTGTACCAGACCTACTGTGACATGACCACAGCTGGTGGTGGATGGACACTGGTAGCCAGTGTGCATGAGAACAACCTATATGGGAAATGCACGGTAGGGGACCGGTGGTCAAGCGAGCAGGCAGACAATCCCAACCGCCCTGATGGAGATGGGGCATGGGCCAACACAGCCACCTTTGGGACTCCAGAAGGTGCAACATGTGATGACTACAAG AATCCTGGCTATTATGATATTGTAGGGGaagatgtgtctgtctggcatGTACGTAACAACATTCCACTAAAACACTGGACCATTGCTACCATCCTGCGATACCACACAGAGACCAGCTTTCTTACACTCCACGGAGGAAATCTCTACCAACTCTTCAAG CGTTACCCAGTGAGGTACAACGCTGGAGCCTGCCGCACAGACAATGGACCATCTATTCCTGTGGTGTATGATTATGGAAATGCTGACACCACAAGCAACTTTTATGGGCCAAATTCAAGAC ATGAATTCATTCCTGGCTTCGTCACCTTCAGAGTGTTTAATCACGAGAAGGGAGCAATGGCCATCTGCTCTGGAGTCAAACCCACTGGGTGCAACACTGAACAC TTTTGCATTGGCGGTGGTGGACACTTCCCTGGGCACGACGGCCGTCTGTGTGGTGACTTCGCTGGCTTTGACTGGAATGGTCATGGAACACATGTGGAGTGGAGTGCATCCAGAGAGATGACGGAAGCTGCTGTGCTGCTCTTCTACCGCTGA